In Stieleria varia, one genomic interval encodes:
- a CDS encoding methyltransferase domain-containing protein, with protein sequence MSGTLNTESAVRDRYAAAAGQREPELCCPVDYDRQYLAVIPQEVIDRDYGCGDPSKYVRSGETVLDLGSGGGKICFIAAQVVGETGRVIGVDMNDAMLQLARESQPVVAEAIGYDNVRFHKGKIQDLQIDRDRLDEYLKENPVSDESSLQAMEAFVTELRSTAPMIPTDSIDVVVSNCVLNLVDPTEKEKLFAEIYRVLRPGGRAVISDIVCDEPVPEHMQQDAELWSGCLSGAFLENEFIEAFQRAGFHGIEMPVLQAQPWQTVQGIEFRSATVIAYKGKDGPCFEHNEAVIYRGPFCSVTDELGHTFHRGVRTAVCRKTFHLLTKEPYSEFFIPVEPRVAIAPEEAEPFECSGGVELRSPRVTKGRDYKQTVLGESDCCDGGGCC encoded by the coding sequence ATGTCAGGCACGTTGAACACCGAATCCGCTGTCCGTGATCGATACGCTGCTGCTGCTGGCCAGCGTGAGCCAGAGTTGTGCTGTCCGGTGGACTATGATCGCCAGTACTTGGCGGTCATTCCGCAGGAAGTCATCGATCGGGATTACGGCTGCGGTGATCCCTCCAAGTATGTTCGTTCCGGGGAAACGGTGTTGGATCTCGGCAGCGGTGGCGGCAAGATCTGTTTCATCGCGGCGCAGGTCGTCGGCGAAACGGGACGCGTCATCGGAGTCGACATGAACGACGCGATGCTGCAATTGGCGCGTGAAAGCCAGCCGGTGGTAGCCGAGGCGATCGGGTACGACAATGTTCGTTTTCACAAAGGAAAGATCCAAGACTTGCAGATCGATCGCGATCGGTTGGACGAGTACTTGAAAGAAAACCCGGTGAGCGATGAATCGTCACTACAAGCCATGGAAGCGTTTGTAACGGAGCTGCGCAGTACCGCGCCGATGATCCCGACGGACTCCATCGATGTGGTGGTCAGCAACTGTGTCTTGAACCTTGTTGATCCGACGGAGAAAGAAAAACTGTTTGCCGAAATCTATCGTGTCCTGCGTCCGGGCGGGCGAGCCGTGATCAGCGACATCGTTTGCGATGAGCCGGTGCCCGAGCACATGCAGCAGGACGCGGAACTTTGGAGTGGTTGTCTGTCGGGAGCGTTCTTGGAGAACGAGTTCATCGAAGCGTTTCAGCGTGCCGGATTCCACGGCATCGAAATGCCGGTCTTGCAGGCCCAGCCGTGGCAGACCGTTCAAGGCATCGAGTTTCGATCGGCGACCGTGATCGCGTACAAGGGCAAGGACGGTCCGTGTTTTGAACATAATGAAGCGGTGATTTATCGGGGACCGTTTTGCAGTGTGACAGATGAACTGGGACATACCTTCCATCGCGGCGTTCGAACGGCGGTTTGTCGCAAGACATTCCATCTACTGACCAAGGAACCGTACAGCGAGTTCTTTATCCCCGTCGAACCCCGGGTGGCCATCGCCCCTGAGGAAGCGGAGCCGTTTGAATGCAGCGGCGGCGTTGAATTGCGATCACCGCGAGTGACCAAGGGCCGCGACTACAAGCAGACGGTGCTTGGTGAGAGTGATTGTTGCGACGGCGGCGGTTGCTGCTGA
- the arsS gene encoding arsenosugar biosynthesis radical SAM (seleno)protein ArsS (Some members of this family are selenoproteins.): MSTLLPVIDAGLPTGIIEPFSQRVLRDGSPMVRHTLTDLQVNLGKLCNQTCTHCHVEAGPTKKRENMDRETAERIVELVAGCRTLQTIDLTGGAPEMNESFRRLVKTFRDAGLRVIDRCNLTIISEPSYEWVAPFLAEHQVDVVASLPCYLEDNVDGQRGQGVFGRSIQALQTLNALGYAQAGTGLRLDLVFNPTGPSLPPDQAKLESDYKAQLQDRFGIQFDRLLTITNIPIKRYAKFLSKLGKLDDYMRLLADNHNPAAADSVMCRSLVSIGWDGKLYDCDFNQMLQMPIAGQADQPTVWSIDNLQDFIDRPIAVADHCYGCTAGAGSSCGGALT; the protein is encoded by the coding sequence ATGTCCACTTTGCTGCCTGTCATCGATGCGGGCCTGCCGACCGGAATCATTGAACCATTCTCTCAACGTGTGCTACGCGATGGCAGCCCGATGGTGCGTCATACACTGACGGACTTGCAAGTCAACTTGGGCAAACTGTGCAATCAGACTTGCACGCATTGTCACGTCGAAGCCGGCCCGACGAAAAAACGCGAGAACATGGACCGCGAGACGGCTGAGAGGATCGTCGAGTTGGTCGCCGGCTGCCGGACGCTGCAGACGATCGATTTGACCGGCGGCGCACCCGAAATGAACGAGAGTTTTCGCCGTCTGGTCAAGACATTTCGAGACGCGGGGCTTCGCGTCATCGATCGATGCAACCTGACCATCATTAGCGAACCGAGCTACGAATGGGTTGCCCCGTTTTTGGCCGAACATCAAGTCGACGTGGTTGCTTCATTGCCGTGTTATTTGGAAGACAACGTCGACGGACAACGAGGACAGGGCGTATTTGGACGCAGCATTCAAGCGTTACAGACGCTCAACGCTTTGGGGTACGCTCAAGCCGGAACGGGGTTGCGACTGGATCTCGTGTTCAATCCCACGGGACCGTCATTGCCGCCCGACCAAGCCAAGCTGGAATCGGATTACAAAGCACAGTTGCAGGATCGATTCGGCATTCAGTTCGATCGCTTGCTGACGATCACCAACATTCCGATCAAACGCTACGCCAAGTTTCTGTCGAAACTCGGCAAGTTGGATGATTACATGCGATTGTTGGCCGACAACCACAATCCGGCGGCTGCTGATTCCGTGATGTGCCGATCTCTCGTGTCGATCGGGTGGGACGGAAAGCTCTATGATTGTGACTTCAATCAAATGCTGCAGATGCCGATTGCTGGTCAGGCCGATCAGCCGACGGTTTGGTCGATCGACAACCTGCAAGACTTTATCGACCGCCCCATCGCCGTGGCCGACCATTGCTATGGTTGCACAGCGGGAGCCGGCAGCAGTTGCGGCGGCGCGCTGACTTGA
- a CDS encoding ArnT family glycosyltransferase: protein MNRFLVPFLLLTIAIKVAAVLAQGPSPIDGDALGYWNLSSRVLQGDWLMMGEPIAYRTPVYPWMLAAIRWVSPWPLPTLIALQGVLYMATVCITAQLGETITGQPRAKPIVLLFSLPMLSAITFAATMLTETLFIFLLMLHLLSVVCYSEHPTRWRALLVAASFAVLLLTRPIVILMWVADVVFIVVMLWPRKGSPHRSSQPTTGIDGASAPRSRLGLFGHFAIAALTMMLLLSPWLIRNQRLFGKPMLTEFVGRNLWIVTFQDGSGAGLPLPDSTESETLLDCLVEHSESTDTSVPDQWRLTWSVSDALVDSGMSDPEADRLMRSVAKQAVKTSPVVFAQKAVRRVVNFWRTAATDLPPQGDDPGQVPQLTTWDAQWSFVDAALARRWSRWVWGNSILLFAMIMSVGILIWKRPTRWHGVWLAAVLLYFCLVTGILEIPAYRYRIVVEPLVLLVCSMAVTTLLTRDADHTASSATHPVDPATETE, encoded by the coding sequence TTGAACCGTTTTCTCGTTCCTTTCTTGCTTTTGACCATCGCGATCAAGGTGGCTGCGGTCCTCGCTCAAGGTCCATCGCCGATCGATGGCGATGCGTTGGGCTACTGGAACCTTAGTTCCCGCGTGTTGCAGGGTGATTGGCTGATGATGGGCGAACCGATCGCTTATCGGACTCCGGTTTATCCGTGGATGTTGGCCGCGATTCGATGGGTTTCACCGTGGCCCCTGCCAACGTTGATCGCTTTGCAAGGCGTGCTGTACATGGCCACGGTGTGTATCACGGCACAGTTGGGCGAGACGATCACCGGACAACCGCGGGCCAAACCGATCGTTTTGTTGTTTTCCCTGCCGATGCTTTCCGCGATCACGTTCGCGGCCACCATGCTGACGGAGACACTGTTCATCTTTCTGTTGATGCTGCATCTGTTGTCTGTCGTTTGTTACTCAGAGCATCCGACGCGATGGCGTGCCTTGTTGGTGGCGGCAAGTTTTGCGGTGTTGCTGCTGACACGTCCCATCGTGATCTTGATGTGGGTCGCTGACGTGGTTTTCATCGTGGTCATGCTTTGGCCTCGCAAGGGTTCGCCTCATCGAAGCTCGCAACCGACAACCGGAATCGACGGCGCGTCCGCTCCGCGGTCTCGGCTTGGGCTTTTTGGACACTTCGCGATCGCTGCGTTGACGATGATGTTACTGCTCAGCCCTTGGTTGATTCGAAATCAGCGACTTTTCGGAAAACCGATGCTCACCGAGTTCGTCGGACGCAACCTCTGGATCGTAACCTTCCAAGATGGCAGCGGCGCGGGATTACCACTGCCTGACAGCACCGAGAGCGAAACCCTGCTTGATTGCTTGGTCGAGCATTCCGAGTCAACAGATACTTCGGTCCCCGATCAATGGCGTCTGACTTGGTCGGTCTCCGATGCCCTGGTGGACTCTGGGATGAGCGATCCAGAGGCGGATCGCTTGATGCGATCGGTGGCCAAGCAGGCAGTGAAAACATCGCCGGTAGTCTTTGCCCAAAAAGCCGTCCGCCGCGTCGTCAATTTTTGGCGAACCGCTGCGACCGATCTGCCGCCGCAAGGAGACGATCCGGGGCAAGTCCCACAACTAACGACATGGGATGCCCAGTGGTCTTTCGTCGATGCCGCGCTCGCTCGACGCTGGAGTCGGTGGGTGTGGGGCAATTCGATTTTGTTGTTTGCAATGATCATGTCGGTTGGCATTTTGATTTGGAAACGCCCCACTCGCTGGCACGGCGTTTGGCTTGCAGCGGTGCTGCTGTATTTTTGCCTGGTGACCGGGATTTTAGAGATTCCAGCCTACCGATACCGGATCGTCGTCGAACCTTTGGTGCTGTTGGTGTGTAGCATGGCAGTGACAACGCTGCTGACTCGCGATGCCGATCACACTGCCTCCTCCGCTACTCACCCAGTCGACCCCGCGACGGAAACCGAATGA
- a CDS encoding glycosyltransferase family 2 protein: MNQPADSDTPIELTVVMPCLNEADTVATCVEKAVTAMRDAGINGEVVVADNGSTDGSQELAIAQGARIVDVSERGYGAALMHGIESAKGRFVLMGDADDSYDFLEIPKFIQPLRSGSDLVQGCRLPRGGGRVMPGAMPFLHRWFGNPVLSWLVRLMFRIPINDVYCGMRGFTRDLYDRLDLRSPGMEFATEMIIKSGLHGASMSQVPITLHPDGRHQHGPHLRTFRDGWRTLRLFLVFSPKWTFFRPGLILLAIAMLGYALAIPQVRVFGAALDVHTLLIASLLALLGWQCMLLAALTRIFAGREGMMPLYERLERITVERGLVFGLLAMAAGIACVGLVVLKWWKAGFGPLDYPVTMRIVVPGVTLIAIGFQTIMAALMGGALKMQKSRKESS; encoded by the coding sequence ATGAATCAGCCCGCCGACTCGGACACGCCCATCGAGCTGACGGTCGTGATGCCGTGCCTGAACGAAGCCGACACCGTGGCCACGTGCGTCGAAAAAGCTGTCACGGCGATGCGTGACGCGGGGATCAACGGCGAAGTCGTCGTGGCGGACAACGGCAGCACGGACGGGTCGCAAGAACTCGCGATCGCTCAAGGTGCCCGGATCGTCGACGTCTCAGAACGCGGTTACGGTGCGGCCCTGATGCACGGCATCGAAAGCGCCAAAGGACGCTTTGTGTTGATGGGCGATGCCGATGACAGCTATGACTTTCTGGAAATCCCCAAATTCATTCAGCCGCTCCGCAGCGGCAGCGATCTGGTCCAAGGTTGCCGGTTGCCCCGCGGAGGCGGGCGTGTGATGCCCGGTGCGATGCCTTTCCTGCATCGCTGGTTCGGCAATCCCGTGTTGTCTTGGCTGGTGCGTCTGATGTTTCGCATCCCGATCAACGATGTCTACTGTGGCATGCGTGGTTTCACACGAGACCTCTACGATCGTCTGGATTTGCGTTCACCGGGCATGGAGTTTGCAACGGAGATGATCATCAAGAGCGGTCTACATGGCGCATCGATGAGCCAAGTACCGATCACGCTGCATCCCGATGGGCGACACCAACACGGCCCCCACCTCAGGACGTTTCGTGACGGCTGGCGAACGCTGCGATTGTTCTTGGTGTTCAGTCCCAAGTGGACGTTCTTTCGCCCCGGACTCATACTGCTTGCCATTGCCATGTTGGGCTACGCATTGGCGATCCCCCAAGTACGAGTGTTCGGCGCGGCGCTCGACGTACACACCTTGCTCATCGCCAGTCTGCTGGCGCTGTTGGGGTGGCAATGCATGTTGTTGGCCGCACTGACGCGAATCTTTGCAGGCCGCGAAGGCATGATGCCGCTGTACGAAAGACTGGAACGAATCACGGTCGAGCGTGGATTGGTGTTCGGCCTGTTGGCGATGGCCGCCGGTATCGCCTGCGTGGGCCTTGTGGTGCTGAAGTGGTGGAAAGCCGGATTCGGACCGTTGGACTATCCCGTCACCATGCGGATCGTCGTCCCCGGTGTCACTCTGATTGCCATCGGATTTCAAACCATCATGGCGGCGTTGATGGGCGGCGCTCTGAAAATGCAGAAAAGTCGAAAGGAGTCATCGTGA
- a CDS encoding class I SAM-dependent methyltransferase — MSDNPQIIKHVAEGQMCCDPEWEAAYKRFETPEEEIQKFKSRLTRFGFPSLPKDSRIAEIFCGRGGGLVALEQMGFTHVEGVDLSDTLLAEYRGPATLHLADCLDLPLEENAYDIVIVQGGLHHLPKIPDDLEKCLAGVRSILKPDEGRFYIIEPWRTPFLTFVHLVVEQPLMRRIYAKGDALAAMTDRERVTYEQWLAAPDVILRSLSKYFQAESIERRWGKLAYIGRPI, encoded by the coding sequence GTGAGCGACAACCCACAGATCATCAAACATGTTGCCGAAGGCCAAATGTGTTGTGACCCCGAGTGGGAAGCAGCGTACAAGCGTTTTGAGACGCCCGAGGAAGAAATCCAAAAATTCAAGTCGCGTCTGACACGCTTCGGCTTTCCCTCCCTGCCGAAGGATTCTCGCATCGCGGAAATCTTCTGCGGCCGTGGCGGCGGCCTGGTCGCCCTTGAGCAAATGGGATTCACCCATGTGGAAGGCGTCGACCTTTCGGACACCCTGCTCGCTGAATACCGCGGCCCCGCGACGCTGCACTTGGCCGACTGCCTAGACCTGCCGCTGGAGGAGAACGCGTACGACATCGTGATCGTGCAAGGCGGCCTGCATCATTTGCCCAAGATCCCCGACGATTTGGAAAAGTGCCTGGCCGGCGTTCGAAGCATTCTAAAACCCGACGAAGGACGTTTTTACATTATCGAACCCTGGCGCACGCCGTTTCTCACCTTCGTTCATCTCGTCGTCGAACAGCCGTTGATGCGCAGGATCTACGCCAAAGGTGACGCATTGGCCGCGATGACGGACAGGGAACGCGTGACCTATGAACAATGGCTCGCCGCACCCGATGTGATCTTGCGAAGTCTGTCAAAATACTTTCAAGCCGAATCCATCGAACGTCGCTGGGGCAAACTCGCCTACATCGGCCGCCCCATCTGA
- a CDS encoding integron integrase produces MTVLQFEKEVLLSAQFGENDKTWFPRWVRRYSLTLRKGLDGELAVNRGSVIRFSKALLASGAPAWQRWQAVRALECYRDLVLKRSEPDLSDIVATLARLGKRERNIELDAPPTAEELARLRGNVNRSEPLLIQTMRGEIRVLHYAMATERAYVRWVKRFMTHVGSEKLEQFNELDIATFLTALATRDQVSASTQTQAQSGILFLYQCILGKRLGFIDAVRVKRPETLPVWFSREEIGKLLDQLTGIHRLMFLLMYGSGLRHKECRRLRIKDICFDAKHIVVRDGKGEKDRVTFLPEQAIAELKRQIETAERMHHRDVADGFEQVYLPYALGRKYPNACKELGWKWVFPSRQRSRDKRSGQVWRHHISEEQFANALKAAQKAAGITKNGVPHSLRHSFATHLVEDGTDLATVQKLMGHKDIETTMKYVHVDVGFDGRLQSPIDRLMQEGGCLGGGNAGRVASL; encoded by the coding sequence ATGACGGTTCTTCAATTTGAAAAAGAGGTTTTGCTTTCAGCACAATTTGGGGAAAATGACAAGACTTGGTTCCCCAGGTGGGTGAGGCGATATTCGTTGACTTTGCGAAAAGGGCTTGATGGTGAGTTGGCGGTCAATCGGGGCTCCGTGATCCGCTTTTCCAAAGCTTTGCTTGCCAGCGGTGCCCCGGCATGGCAGCGTTGGCAAGCGGTCCGGGCACTTGAGTGCTATCGGGATCTGGTATTGAAGCGATCTGAGCCTGACCTGTCAGACATCGTGGCGACACTGGCACGGCTGGGAAAGCGAGAGAGAAATATCGAATTGGACGCACCACCAACCGCCGAGGAACTTGCTCGATTGCGGGGGAACGTCAATCGCTCTGAGCCGCTCTTGATCCAAACCATGCGGGGTGAAATACGAGTCCTGCACTATGCAATGGCGACGGAGAGGGCCTACGTGCGTTGGGTCAAGCGATTCATGACGCACGTCGGTTCGGAGAAGTTGGAGCAGTTCAATGAACTCGACATTGCCACCTTCCTAACAGCCCTGGCAACACGCGATCAAGTGTCCGCGAGCACTCAAACGCAAGCGCAGTCGGGGATTCTGTTTCTGTATCAGTGCATTTTGGGAAAACGTTTGGGGTTCATTGACGCAGTAAGAGTGAAGCGTCCTGAGACGTTGCCGGTTTGGTTCAGCCGTGAAGAAATCGGAAAGCTGTTGGATCAATTGACCGGCATACACCGCTTGATGTTCTTGTTGATGTACGGGTCGGGACTTCGGCACAAGGAGTGCCGTCGGCTGCGGATCAAGGACATTTGCTTTGACGCCAAGCACATCGTGGTGCGTGATGGTAAAGGGGAGAAGGATCGAGTGACGTTTTTGCCGGAGCAGGCGATTGCGGAATTGAAGCGTCAGATTGAAACAGCGGAGCGCATGCATCACAGGGACGTTGCCGACGGATTTGAGCAGGTGTATTTGCCGTACGCATTGGGTCGCAAGTATCCCAATGCGTGCAAGGAACTGGGTTGGAAATGGGTCTTTCCTTCTCGTCAGCGCAGTCGAGACAAACGCAGTGGTCAGGTTTGGCGGCACCATATCAGCGAGGAGCAGTTTGCCAATGCTTTGAAAGCGGCGCAGAAAGCGGCCGGGATTACAAAGAACGGGGTGCCGCACTCACTTCGTCACAGTTTCGCGACGCATCTGGTCGAGGACGGGACGGATTTGGCCACGGTGCAAAAGCTGATGGGGCACAAAGACATTGAAACGACGATGAAGTATGTGCATGTCGACGTGGGATTTGATGGCCGCTTGCAAAGTCCGATCGATCGGTTGATGCAAGAGGGAGGTTGCCTTGGTGGTGGCAACGCAGGCCGTGTAGCGTCGTTGTGA
- a CDS encoding isochorismatase family protein, translating into MQNIPSEVAKASIPETVGVDASRVLVVVDVQNDFISGSLKAHKPNKVLQPVNDAIKLAQSNGLLVIFTRDWHPEDHWSFQRHARHCVMNTPGAEISDKIDVPPDSLVVNFGVNQGDVAYSALENPSLTMLLDNPKIESVYVIGIALNYCVKCTCLSITELGKTTFTIDEAIASADGDPDANEKDWKELQDHGVRRLPSIDSFAKHLSQNNRVNRSGESGGI; encoded by the coding sequence ATGCAGAACATTCCAAGCGAAGTCGCAAAGGCAAGTATTCCCGAGACGGTCGGCGTTGACGCGTCGAGAGTACTGGTTGTCGTCGATGTGCAAAATGACTTCATCAGTGGCTCGCTCAAGGCGCACAAGCCGAACAAAGTTCTTCAGCCCGTAAATGACGCAATCAAACTCGCCCAGTCAAACGGTTTACTCGTGATCTTTACACGAGATTGGCATCCAGAAGACCACTGGTCATTCCAGCGGCACGCACGCCATTGCGTGATGAACACTCCTGGGGCCGAGATCTCCGACAAAATTGACGTCCCGCCAGACAGCCTTGTCGTCAATTTCGGCGTGAATCAAGGGGATGTGGCGTACTCTGCGCTTGAGAATCCATCATTAACGATGTTGCTCGACAACCCGAAAATTGAATCCGTCTACGTCATCGGAATCGCGCTCAACTATTGTGTGAAGTGCACATGCCTCAGTATTACAGAGCTTGGGAAAACTACTTTCACAATTGATGAGGCGATCGCTTCGGCTGACGGTGATCCCGATGCGAACGAAAAGGACTGGAAAGAACTTCAGGATCACGGCGTTAGGCGCCTGCCCAGCATCGACTCGTTTGCAAAGCACCTGTCACAGAACAATCGCGTGAACCGGAGCGGCGAATCCGGCGGAATCTGA
- a CDS encoding leucine-rich repeat domain-containing protein, which yields MNMETTMASLGQRRRYLATCSIGRQMNRPWSIWILVAAPIAAVVLAASIWHRSREPASLQPTAELARTAKQRPSSLLSRETSLRTVRDLALVDMDSSGRLFGVSFYDPVGLSDRGFAPRKLIDSDLRLLEPFPELERLDIAGTAITDAGLKHLKGLNEIERLNISSTAITGHGLRSLADMSQLRMLDLVDIAIDDSDLEFLSVFAQLQRLSISSPLVSDSGLAHLHKLGKLEGLYLGRLQVTDQGIRHLAKLPSLTHVTLDGTPISDGAVPHFAKLTQLRYLHLKRTTITSKGAADIQSALPSCTVNRDIAYP from the coding sequence ATGAACATGGAAACCACAATGGCGTCGCTCGGTCAACGCCGCCGTTATTTGGCAACGTGCTCGATCGGACGACAAATGAACCGCCCTTGGTCGATTTGGATTCTCGTTGCGGCACCAATCGCTGCCGTTGTGCTTGCCGCGAGCATCTGGCACCGATCGCGTGAACCAGCCAGTCTCCAACCCACCGCCGAATTGGCTCGTACTGCCAAGCAACGCCCGTCGTCGCTACTGTCCCGCGAGACCAGCCTCCGTACAGTTCGTGACCTGGCACTGGTTGATATGGACTCGTCCGGTCGCCTTTTTGGCGTGTCGTTCTACGATCCGGTTGGGCTGTCTGACAGGGGATTTGCGCCACGCAAACTCATAGACTCCGACCTCCGATTGCTGGAACCTTTTCCCGAACTCGAGCGGTTGGACATTGCTGGAACAGCAATTACCGATGCAGGGCTAAAGCATCTCAAAGGCCTTAACGAGATAGAACGACTGAACATCAGTTCGACCGCGATCACGGGCCATGGATTGCGCAGCCTCGCGGACATGAGTCAGCTACGCATGCTCGACCTCGTGGATATCGCTATTGACGATAGTGATCTGGAGTTTCTGTCCGTTTTTGCCCAGTTGCAGAGGCTTTCAATTTCGAGCCCCCTCGTTTCAGATTCCGGACTCGCACACCTTCACAAGCTTGGTAAGCTCGAAGGTCTTTATCTCGGGCGACTTCAGGTGACGGATCAAGGGATTCGACATCTGGCAAAGCTTCCTTCACTGACACACGTCACGCTCGATGGCACTCCTATCAGTGATGGTGCCGTACCGCATTTTGCAAAATTGACGCAATTGCGTTATCTTCACCTTAAAAGAACGACAATCACCTCAAAGGGCGCTGCCGATATTCAGTCAGCACTGCCAAGTTGCACAGTTAATCGCGACATCGCATATCCCTGA
- a CDS encoding site-specific integrase, translated as MTPYQKRSCELTKRLAEDLKIRNYAQATIDAYTYHTKRFADFIKKPLDRVTPEDVRLFQLYLIEEVKGSYSSFNQAVCALRFLYKHSIPVSWPVTMLPFGRREKKLPTVLSRNEVDRLLQCTPNLKHRTFLMTLYACGMRYSEAANLTIADIDSDRMMVKIACGKGRKERSVPLSPRLLKELRIYWLKYRPEGLLFPGNSANKTYADTTIRKAMKEAGKRAGIKKRIFPHALRHSYATGLLEAGVDILTISRLLGHASFLTTMIYLHCRREHLSSAPSPLDWLPVKQLPTYVIPEEGPPEENGKPKNDDDSQPSKKS; from the coding sequence ATGACTCCCTATCAAAAACGCTCTTGCGAACTCACCAAACGTCTCGCGGAAGACTTGAAGATTCGCAATTACGCTCAGGCCACCATCGACGCGTACACCTACCACACCAAGCGGTTCGCCGACTTCATCAAAAAACCGCTAGACCGCGTAACCCCGGAAGACGTTCGATTGTTCCAGCTTTATCTGATTGAAGAGGTAAAGGGTTCCTACAGCAGCTTCAACCAGGCAGTCTGTGCCTTACGGTTCCTCTACAAACATTCCATCCCCGTTTCCTGGCCAGTCACCATGCTGCCCTTCGGCAGACGTGAAAAGAAACTGCCCACCGTGCTGAGCCGGAACGAAGTCGACAGGCTGCTCCAGTGCACTCCCAATCTGAAACATCGAACCTTTCTGATGACACTCTACGCTTGCGGGATGAGGTACTCCGAAGCCGCCAACTTGACCATCGCGGACATCGACTCGGACCGCATGATGGTCAAGATCGCCTGCGGCAAAGGACGCAAGGAGAGAAGCGTTCCGCTTTCACCGAGGCTCTTGAAAGAGCTCAGGATCTACTGGCTGAAGTATCGTCCGGAGGGCTTACTGTTCCCGGGCAACTCGGCCAACAAGACCTACGCCGACACGACAATCCGCAAGGCGATGAAGGAAGCAGGCAAGCGGGCGGGGATCAAAAAGAGGATCTTTCCGCACGCTCTGCGTCACAGCTACGCGACCGGACTTCTGGAAGCCGGAGTGGACATTCTGACCATCAGTCGGCTGCTGGGTCACGCGAGTTTCCTGACGACGATGATTTATCTGCACTGTCGTCGCGAGCACCTCAGCAGCGCACCGAGCCCGCTGGACTGGCTGCCAGTGAAACAACTGCCGACGTACGTGATACCCGAAGAAGGGCCGCCGGAGGAAAACGGGAAACCAAAGAACGACGACGATTCGCAGCCGAGCAAGAAAAGCTAA